The Hemibagrus wyckioides isolate EC202008001 linkage group LG10, SWU_Hwy_1.0, whole genome shotgun sequence genome includes a window with the following:
- the LOC131360107 gene encoding putative high affinity immunoglobulin gamma Fc receptor IB isoform X6 encodes MGEYSSHSKEEATFPSLITPDYDGTLICKASVQNNSEISPTFSTWMNFSVVVPVEGAHIISSPPSEELWERDSVTLQCNVTKGTYVSYEWFLNDRLLLNDSKKLHISSLSSKDSGKYVCVATNYLNETDYYNSRSDGRNVHVKESVGGTVTMTLQKSTGKDFEVSGVLLNCKVERGMHPHYNWFINNARLEGQGSFYRTFHPDNSVLTVSLYPNSGSAGFYHCEAFNSFDNTTRPRF; translated from the exons ATGGGGGAATACAGCTCTCACAGCAAAGAGGAGGCCACATTTCCTAGTCTTATTACACCTGATTATGATGGAACGTTAATCTGCAAGGCCAGTGTGCAAAACAACTCAGAGATCAGTCCCACCTTCAGCACCTGGATGAACTTCTCTGTAGTGG TGCCTGTAGAAGGTGCACACATCATATCAAGCCCTCCTTCAGAAGAACTTTGGGAAAGAGACAGTGTGACTTTACAGTGTAATGTAACTAAAGGAACTTATGTATCATATGAGTGGTTCCTGAATGACAGGCTGCTCCTCAACGACAGCAAAAAACTGCATATATCAAGCCTTTCCAGTAAGGACAGCGGAAAATATGTCTGTGTTGCTACAAACTACTTAAATGAGACAGATTATTACAACAGCAGGTCTGATGGAAGGAATGTTCATGTTAAAG AGTCAGTAGGAGGCACTGTGACAATGACACTGCAAAAATCTACAGGGAAAGATTTTGAAGTGTCGGGTGTGTTGCTGAATTGCAAAGTGGAAAGAGGAATGCATCCCCACTACAACTGGTTCATCAATAACGCCAGGCTGGAAGGACAAGGGTCGTTTTACAGAACATTCCACCCAGACAACTCAGTCCTCACAGTCAGCTTGTACCCAAACAGTGGCAGTGCTGGGTTCTACCACTGTGAGGCTTTTAACTCATTTGACAACACTACAAGACCACGATTCTAA
- the LOC131360107 gene encoding uncharacterized protein LOC131360107 isoform X5 yields MSHTRWSDSEEISICTSCTMTQRIFFMLVIMGFCTMWQKADAKNTLGKPVLSGPSRSLVGSVEEFYCKLDNIQTNEIILYELFNEVNLYRAMGEYSSHSKEEATFPSLITPDYDGTLICKASVQNNSEISPTFSTWMNFSVVVPVEGAHIISSPPSEELWERDSVTLQCNVTKGTYVSYEWFLNDRLLLNDSKKLHISSLSSKDSGKYVCVATNYLNETDYYNSRSDGRNVHVKEHLTKLEISFVVIKNVEGNFSANVKCQSQ; encoded by the exons ATGTCTCATACACGTTGGTCTGATTCTGAGGAAATAAGCATCTGTACATCCTGCACAATGACTCAAAGGATTTTCTTTATGCTGGTGATTATGG gcTTTTGTACCATGTGGCAGAAGGCGG ATGCTAAGAACACTTTAGGTAAACCTGTACTCAGTGGTCCCTCGAGAAGTTTAGTGGGATCAGTTGAGGAATTTTACTGCAAGCTGGACAATATCCAAACAAATGAGATCATTCTATATGAGTTGTTTAATGAAGTTAATTTATATAGGGCTATGGGGGAATACAGCTCTCACAGCAAAGAGGAGGCCACATTTCCTAGTCTTATTACACCTGATTATGATGGAACGTTAATCTGCAAGGCCAGTGTGCAAAACAACTCAGAGATCAGTCCCACCTTCAGCACCTGGATGAACTTCTCTGTAGTGG TGCCTGTAGAAGGTGCACACATCATATCAAGCCCTCCTTCAGAAGAACTTTGGGAAAGAGACAGTGTGACTTTACAGTGTAATGTAACTAAAGGAACTTATGTATCATATGAGTGGTTCCTGAATGACAGGCTGCTCCTCAACGACAGCAAAAAACTGCATATATCAAGCCTTTCCAGTAAGGACAGCGGAAAATATGTCTGTGTTGCTACAAACTACTTAAATGAGACAGATTATTACAACAGCAGGTCTGATGGAAGGAATGTTCATGTTAAAG AACACCTGACAAAGCTTGAAATCTCATTTGTGGTCATCAAGAATGTAGAGGGAAATTTCAGCGCCAATGTAAAATGCCAG AGTCAGTAG
- the LOC131360107 gene encoding Fc receptor-like protein 5 isoform X2 gives MWQKADAKNTLGKPVLSGPSRSLVGSVEEFYCKLDNIQTNEIILYELFNEVNLYRAMGEYSSHSKEEATFPSLITPDYDGTLICKASVQNNSEISPTFSTWMNFSVVVPVEGAHIISSPPSEELWERDSVTLQCNVTKGTYVSYEWFLNDRLLLNDSKKLHISSLSSKDSGKYVCVATNYLNETDYYNSRSDGRNVHVKESVGGTVTMTLQKSTGKDFEVSGVLLNCKVERGMHPHYNWFINNARLEGQGSFYRTFHPDNSVLTVSLYPNSGSAGFYHCEAFNSFDNTTRPRF, from the exons ATGTGGCAGAAGGCGG ATGCTAAGAACACTTTAGGTAAACCTGTACTCAGTGGTCCCTCGAGAAGTTTAGTGGGATCAGTTGAGGAATTTTACTGCAAGCTGGACAATATCCAAACAAATGAGATCATTCTATATGAGTTGTTTAATGAAGTTAATTTATATAGGGCTATGGGGGAATACAGCTCTCACAGCAAAGAGGAGGCCACATTTCCTAGTCTTATTACACCTGATTATGATGGAACGTTAATCTGCAAGGCCAGTGTGCAAAACAACTCAGAGATCAGTCCCACCTTCAGCACCTGGATGAACTTCTCTGTAGTGG TGCCTGTAGAAGGTGCACACATCATATCAAGCCCTCCTTCAGAAGAACTTTGGGAAAGAGACAGTGTGACTTTACAGTGTAATGTAACTAAAGGAACTTATGTATCATATGAGTGGTTCCTGAATGACAGGCTGCTCCTCAACGACAGCAAAAAACTGCATATATCAAGCCTTTCCAGTAAGGACAGCGGAAAATATGTCTGTGTTGCTACAAACTACTTAAATGAGACAGATTATTACAACAGCAGGTCTGATGGAAGGAATGTTCATGTTAAAG AGTCAGTAGGAGGCACTGTGACAATGACACTGCAAAAATCTACAGGGAAAGATTTTGAAGTGTCGGGTGTGTTGCTGAATTGCAAAGTGGAAAGAGGAATGCATCCCCACTACAACTGGTTCATCAATAACGCCAGGCTGGAAGGACAAGGGTCGTTTTACAGAACATTCCACCCAGACAACTCAGTCCTCACAGTCAGCTTGTACCCAAACAGTGGCAGTGCTGGGTTCTACCACTGTGAGGCTTTTAACTCATTTGACAACACTACAAGACCACGATTCTAA
- the LOC131360107 gene encoding uncharacterized protein LOC131360107 isoform X4: MSHTRWSDSEEISICTSCTMTQRIFFMLVIMGFCTMWQKADAKNTLGKPVLSGPSRSLVGSVEEFYCKLDNIQTNEIILYELFNEVNLYRAMGEYSSHSKEEATFPSLITPDYDGTLICKASVQNNSEISPTFSTWMNFSVVVPVEGAHIISSPPSEELWERDSVTLQCNVTKGTYVSYEWFLNDRLLLNDSKKLHISSLSSKDSGKYVCVATNYLNETDYYNSRSDGRNVHVKEHLTKLEISFVVIKNVEGNFSANVKCQTWA, from the exons ATGTCTCATACACGTTGGTCTGATTCTGAGGAAATAAGCATCTGTACATCCTGCACAATGACTCAAAGGATTTTCTTTATGCTGGTGATTATGG gcTTTTGTACCATGTGGCAGAAGGCGG ATGCTAAGAACACTTTAGGTAAACCTGTACTCAGTGGTCCCTCGAGAAGTTTAGTGGGATCAGTTGAGGAATTTTACTGCAAGCTGGACAATATCCAAACAAATGAGATCATTCTATATGAGTTGTTTAATGAAGTTAATTTATATAGGGCTATGGGGGAATACAGCTCTCACAGCAAAGAGGAGGCCACATTTCCTAGTCTTATTACACCTGATTATGATGGAACGTTAATCTGCAAGGCCAGTGTGCAAAACAACTCAGAGATCAGTCCCACCTTCAGCACCTGGATGAACTTCTCTGTAGTGG TGCCTGTAGAAGGTGCACACATCATATCAAGCCCTCCTTCAGAAGAACTTTGGGAAAGAGACAGTGTGACTTTACAGTGTAATGTAACTAAAGGAACTTATGTATCATATGAGTGGTTCCTGAATGACAGGCTGCTCCTCAACGACAGCAAAAAACTGCATATATCAAGCCTTTCCAGTAAGGACAGCGGAAAATATGTCTGTGTTGCTACAAACTACTTAAATGAGACAGATTATTACAACAGCAGGTCTGATGGAAGGAATGTTCATGTTAAAG AACACCTGACAAAGCTTGAAATCTCATTTGTGGTCATCAAGAATGTAGAGGGAAATTTCAGCGCCAATGTAAAATGCCAG ACATGGGCATGA
- the LOC131360107 gene encoding uncharacterized protein LOC131360107 isoform X3: MSHTRWSDSEEISICTSCTMTQRIFFMLVIMGFCTMWQKADAKNTLGKPVLSGPSRSLVGSVEEFYCKLDNIQTNEIILYELFNEVNLYRAMGEYSSHSKEEATFPSLITPDYDGTLICKASVQNNSEISPTFSTWMNFSVVVPVEGAHIISSPPSEELWERDSVTLQCNVTKGTYVSYEWFLNDRLLLNDSKKLHISSLSSKDSGKYVCVATNYLNETDYYNSRSDGRNVHVKEHLTKLEISFVVIKNVEGNFSANVKCQVRKGS, translated from the exons ATGTCTCATACACGTTGGTCTGATTCTGAGGAAATAAGCATCTGTACATCCTGCACAATGACTCAAAGGATTTTCTTTATGCTGGTGATTATGG gcTTTTGTACCATGTGGCAGAAGGCGG ATGCTAAGAACACTTTAGGTAAACCTGTACTCAGTGGTCCCTCGAGAAGTTTAGTGGGATCAGTTGAGGAATTTTACTGCAAGCTGGACAATATCCAAACAAATGAGATCATTCTATATGAGTTGTTTAATGAAGTTAATTTATATAGGGCTATGGGGGAATACAGCTCTCACAGCAAAGAGGAGGCCACATTTCCTAGTCTTATTACACCTGATTATGATGGAACGTTAATCTGCAAGGCCAGTGTGCAAAACAACTCAGAGATCAGTCCCACCTTCAGCACCTGGATGAACTTCTCTGTAGTGG TGCCTGTAGAAGGTGCACACATCATATCAAGCCCTCCTTCAGAAGAACTTTGGGAAAGAGACAGTGTGACTTTACAGTGTAATGTAACTAAAGGAACTTATGTATCATATGAGTGGTTCCTGAATGACAGGCTGCTCCTCAACGACAGCAAAAAACTGCATATATCAAGCCTTTCCAGTAAGGACAGCGGAAAATATGTCTGTGTTGCTACAAACTACTTAAATGAGACAGATTATTACAACAGCAGGTCTGATGGAAGGAATGTTCATGTTAAAG AACACCTGACAAAGCTTGAAATCTCATTTGTGGTCATCAAGAATGTAGAGGGAAATTTCAGCGCCAATGTAAAATGCCAGGTGAGAAAAGGATCATAA
- the afmid gene encoding kynurenine formamidase isoform X2, with product MSHWKQMNKHELEKQYSPSQWSHRMSADAVIKAHEAALKSGTEKARAVAQNILDVPYGERDEEKLDVYMPLSSSPGDMDLMVSQVRRSLVAVIQQYSHISGLYLCGHSAGGHLAAMVLSTDWSEYNVSPQIKGAFLVSGIYDLLPMMSTYVNDPLKMTDEVALRNSPIRLVSQLKKSCSDCDIVVAVAQNDSPEFRRQSEEYFKSLQEAGLKVTFEDIPDTDHFNIIEQLVDEKYYLTQLILKMMGKS from the exons ATGTCTCACtggaaacaaatgaataaacat GAGTTGGAGAAACAGTATTCACCCAGCCAGTGGTCGCACAGGATGTCCGCCGATGCCGTGATAAAAGCCCACGAGGCAGCACTGAAGTCAG GTACCGAGAAGGCACGAGCTGTTGCACAGAACATTCTGGATGTTCcttatggagagagagatgaagagaagcTGGATGTGTACATGCCTCTCAGTTCCTCCCCAG GTGATATGGATTTGATGGTATCTCAGGTACGCAGGAGTCTGGTGGCGGTCATTCAGCAGTATTCACACATCAG TGGGCTGTACCTGTGTGGTCATTCTGCAGGTGGACACCTGGCGGCCATGGTTCTCTCTACCGACTGGTCAGAGTACAATGTATCACCTCAAATCAAAG GAGCGTTCCTTGTTAGCGGCATTTACGATCTGCTGCCCATGATGTCCACATATGTGAACGACCCACTGAAGATGACAGA TGAGGTGGCTCTTAGGAACAGCCCCATTCGGTTAGTGTCTCAGCTTAAAAAGTCCTGTTCAGACTGTGACATTGTTGTTGCTGTGGCACAAAACGACTCCCCTGAGTTCCGGAGGCAGTCAGAAGAATACTTCAAG TCTTTGCAAGAAGCCGGACTTAAGGTTACTTTTGAGGACATACCGGACACGGATCATTTCAACATCATTGAGCAGCTTGTGGATGAAAAGTACTACCTCACACAG ctcaTACTGAAGATGATGGGCAAAAGCTAA
- the afmid gene encoding kynurenine formamidase isoform X1, with protein MSHWKQMNKHELEKQYSPSQWSHRMSADAVIKAHEAALKSGTEKARAVAQNILDVPYGERDEEKLDVYMPLSSSPDVPLVIYLHGGYWQFLSKEESGFMAVPLTQKGVVVVAVDYSIAPKGDMDLMVSQVRRSLVAVIQQYSHISGLYLCGHSAGGHLAAMVLSTDWSEYNVSPQIKGAFLVSGIYDLLPMMSTYVNDPLKMTDEVALRNSPIRLVSQLKKSCSDCDIVVAVAQNDSPEFRRQSEEYFKSLQEAGLKVTFEDIPDTDHFNIIEQLVDEKYYLTQLILKMMGKS; from the exons ATGTCTCACtggaaacaaatgaataaacat GAGTTGGAGAAACAGTATTCACCCAGCCAGTGGTCGCACAGGATGTCCGCCGATGCCGTGATAAAAGCCCACGAGGCAGCACTGAAGTCAG GTACCGAGAAGGCACGAGCTGTTGCACAGAACATTCTGGATGTTCcttatggagagagagatgaagagaagcTGGATGTGTACATGCCTCTCAGTTCCTCCCCAG ATGTGCCTCTAGTTATCTACCTCCATGGTGGTTACTGGCAGTTCCTGAG CAAGGAGGAATCAGGTTTCATGGCTGTACCATTGACCCAGAAGGGTGTTGTGGTGGTCGCTGTCGATTACAGTATTGCCCCGAAAG GTGATATGGATTTGATGGTATCTCAGGTACGCAGGAGTCTGGTGGCGGTCATTCAGCAGTATTCACACATCAG TGGGCTGTACCTGTGTGGTCATTCTGCAGGTGGACACCTGGCGGCCATGGTTCTCTCTACCGACTGGTCAGAGTACAATGTATCACCTCAAATCAAAG GAGCGTTCCTTGTTAGCGGCATTTACGATCTGCTGCCCATGATGTCCACATATGTGAACGACCCACTGAAGATGACAGA TGAGGTGGCTCTTAGGAACAGCCCCATTCGGTTAGTGTCTCAGCTTAAAAAGTCCTGTTCAGACTGTGACATTGTTGTTGCTGTGGCACAAAACGACTCCCCTGAGTTCCGGAGGCAGTCAGAAGAATACTTCAAG TCTTTGCAAGAAGCCGGACTTAAGGTTACTTTTGAGGACATACCGGACACGGATCATTTCAACATCATTGAGCAGCTTGTGGATGAAAAGTACTACCTCACACAG ctcaTACTGAAGATGATGGGCAAAAGCTAA
- the tk1 gene encoding thymidine kinase, cytosolic isoform X2, translating into MRRVRRFQIAQYNCLVIKYAKDTRYSDMGMATHDKNTMEAVPANCLRDVWSYALQACVIGIDEGQFFPDTVEFCEAMANMGKTIIVAALDGTFQRKPFGNILNLIPLAESVVKLNAVCMQCFKEASYTKRLGAEQEVEVIGGADKYQAVCRACYGGLMENKENCDPRRDETPPQVLTGKQVDHSASRKLFASLHL; encoded by the exons ATGAGGAGAGTCCGGCGCTTTCAGATCGCCCAGTACAACTGCCTAGTGATCAAATATGCCAAAGACACTCGTTACTCCGACATGGGCATGGCCACACATGACAA AAATACAATGGAAGCCGTGCCAGCTAACTGCCTGAGAGATGTCTGGTCTTATGCCCTACAGGCCTGCGTCATTGGCATTGATGAAGGCCAGTTT TTTCCAGACACTGTTGAATTCTGTGAGGCCATGGCGAACATGGGAAAGACGATTATTGTAGCAGCACTTGATGGTACCTTTCAGAGGAAG CCCTTTGGCAACATACTGAACCTGATCCCTTTGGCTGAGAGTGTGGTGAAGCTAAATGCAGTCTGTATGCAGTGCTTTAAAGAGGCATCTTACACCAAGAGACTTGGAGCGGAACAAGAG GTGGAGGTAATCGGAGGAGCTGATAAATACCAAGCAGTGTGCAGGGCATGCTACGGAGGCCTGATGGAGAATAAAGAGAACTGCGACCCCCGGAGAGACGAGACGCCCCCTCAGGTTCTGACGGGGAAGCAGGTGGACCACAGTGCTTCACGCAAGCTTTTTGCTTCCCTTCATCTATGA
- the tk1 gene encoding thymidine kinase, cytosolic isoform X1 has product MDCLNVPRILPNSPRKIRGQIQVIFGPMFSGKSTELMRRVRRFQIAQYNCLVIKYAKDTRYSDMGMATHDKNTMEAVPANCLRDVWSYALQACVIGIDEGQFFPDTVEFCEAMANMGKTIIVAALDGTFQRKPFGNILNLIPLAESVVKLNAVCMQCFKEASYTKRLGAEQEVEVIGGADKYQAVCRACYGGLMENKENCDPRRDETPPQVLTGKQVDHSASRKLFASLHL; this is encoded by the exons ATGGACTGTTTAAACGTACCCAGGATCCTGCCGAATTCTCCAAGAAAAATACGGGGTCAGATTCAG GTTATTTTCGGACCAATGTTTTCAGGGAAAAG TACTGAGCTGATGAGGAGAGTCCGGCGCTTTCAGATCGCCCAGTACAACTGCCTAGTGATCAAATATGCCAAAGACACTCGTTACTCCGACATGGGCATGGCCACACATGACAA AAATACAATGGAAGCCGTGCCAGCTAACTGCCTGAGAGATGTCTGGTCTTATGCCCTACAGGCCTGCGTCATTGGCATTGATGAAGGCCAGTTT TTTCCAGACACTGTTGAATTCTGTGAGGCCATGGCGAACATGGGAAAGACGATTATTGTAGCAGCACTTGATGGTACCTTTCAGAGGAAG CCCTTTGGCAACATACTGAACCTGATCCCTTTGGCTGAGAGTGTGGTGAAGCTAAATGCAGTCTGTATGCAGTGCTTTAAAGAGGCATCTTACACCAAGAGACTTGGAGCGGAACAAGAG GTGGAGGTAATCGGAGGAGCTGATAAATACCAAGCAGTGTGCAGGGCATGCTACGGAGGCCTGATGGAGAATAAAGAGAACTGCGACCCCCGGAGAGACGAGACGCCCCCTCAGGTTCTGACGGGGAAGCAGGTGGACCACAGTGCTTCACGCAAGCTTTTTGCTTCCCTTCATCTATGA
- the syngr2b gene encoding synaptogyrin-2b, translating to MESRETTAYGASLAGGSFDFVKFIKQPLTILRLLNWVFAIVVFATIVAEGYVNAKDSSQVVCIFNNNDGACNYGAGIGVIAFLATSAFIFADAYLPLMSSAQERKRLVIADMVFSGAWTFLWFVCFCLLANQWTNTVDRKSIPVDAAQAIIVFSFFSFITWGVVTYLALMRFREGIREISHGFSETSPEHISPYQGSTIPHDHSPYGDTTYPSDLYQQPPFVGKPEPTGNSTYQPPSY from the exons ATGGAGTCGCGCGAGACAACTGCATACGGAGCTTCCTTAGCCGGCGGATCTTTCGACTTTGTTAAATTTATCAAACAGCCACTAACGATCCTCCGACTTCTCAACTGG GTGTTTGCCATTGTGGTTTTCGCCACTATTGTAGCAGAGGGATATGTAAATGCTAAAGACTCATCGCAGGTGGTATGCATATTCAACAATAATGACGGGGCCTGCAATTACGGAGCAGGCATCGGGGTCATCGCCTTTCTCGCCACTTCCGCCTTCATCTTTGCCGACGCGTATCTTCCCCTGATGAGCAGCGCACAGGAGAGGAAGCGTCTCGTGATTGCTGACATGGTGTTCTCAG GGGCCTGGACATTtctgtggtttgtgtgtttttgcctCTTGGCAAATCAGTGGACAAACACTGTTGATAGAAAAAGTATCCCTGTTGATGCAGCTCAAGCCATTATtgtcttctccttcttctccttcattaCATGG GGTGTGGTGACCTATTTGGCCCTGATGAGATTTCGCGAAGGCATTAGAGAGATCAGTCACGGCTTCTCTGAAACTTCTCCAGAACACATTTCCCCTTACCAGGGATCAACAATCCCTCACGATCACTCTCCGTACGGGGATACTACTTACCCGTCAGACCTCTACCAGCAGCCCCCCTTCGTGGGTAAACCCGAGCCGACTGGCAACAGTACCTACCAGCCACCAAGCTACTGA
- the LOC131360107 gene encoding Fc receptor-like protein 5 isoform X1 yields MSHTRWSDSEEISICTSCTMTQRIFFMLVIMGFCTMWQKADAKNTLGKPVLSGPSRSLVGSVEEFYCKLDNIQTNEIILYELFNEVNLYRAMGEYSSHSKEEATFPSLITPDYDGTLICKASVQNNSEISPTFSTWMNFSVVVPVEGAHIISSPPSEELWERDSVTLQCNVTKGTYVSYEWFLNDRLLLNDSKKLHISSLSSKDSGKYVCVATNYLNETDYYNSRSDGRNVHVKESVGGTVTMTLQKSTGKDFEVSGVLLNCKVERGMHPHYNWFINNARLEGQGSFYRTFHPDNSVLTVSLYPNSGSAGFYHCEAFNSFDNTTRPRF; encoded by the exons ATGTCTCATACACGTTGGTCTGATTCTGAGGAAATAAGCATCTGTACATCCTGCACAATGACTCAAAGGATTTTCTTTATGCTGGTGATTATGG gcTTTTGTACCATGTGGCAGAAGGCGG ATGCTAAGAACACTTTAGGTAAACCTGTACTCAGTGGTCCCTCGAGAAGTTTAGTGGGATCAGTTGAGGAATTTTACTGCAAGCTGGACAATATCCAAACAAATGAGATCATTCTATATGAGTTGTTTAATGAAGTTAATTTATATAGGGCTATGGGGGAATACAGCTCTCACAGCAAAGAGGAGGCCACATTTCCTAGTCTTATTACACCTGATTATGATGGAACGTTAATCTGCAAGGCCAGTGTGCAAAACAACTCAGAGATCAGTCCCACCTTCAGCACCTGGATGAACTTCTCTGTAGTGG TGCCTGTAGAAGGTGCACACATCATATCAAGCCCTCCTTCAGAAGAACTTTGGGAAAGAGACAGTGTGACTTTACAGTGTAATGTAACTAAAGGAACTTATGTATCATATGAGTGGTTCCTGAATGACAGGCTGCTCCTCAACGACAGCAAAAAACTGCATATATCAAGCCTTTCCAGTAAGGACAGCGGAAAATATGTCTGTGTTGCTACAAACTACTTAAATGAGACAGATTATTACAACAGCAGGTCTGATGGAAGGAATGTTCATGTTAAAG AGTCAGTAGGAGGCACTGTGACAATGACACTGCAAAAATCTACAGGGAAAGATTTTGAAGTGTCGGGTGTGTTGCTGAATTGCAAAGTGGAAAGAGGAATGCATCCCCACTACAACTGGTTCATCAATAACGCCAGGCTGGAAGGACAAGGGTCGTTTTACAGAACATTCCACCCAGACAACTCAGTCCTCACAGTCAGCTTGTACCCAAACAGTGGCAGTGCTGGGTTCTACCACTGTGAGGCTTTTAACTCATTTGACAACACTACAAGACCACGATTCTAA